From a single Solanum dulcamara chromosome 4, daSolDulc1.2, whole genome shotgun sequence genomic region:
- the LOC129888012 gene encoding probable sodium/metabolite cotransporter BASS1, chloroplastic: MIVNCCLEWNILFGCTAQCTIMPALGMILSKILGLPPSISVGLILLACFPGGTTSNVVTLIAQGDVPLSIVMTACTTIGAVVLTPFLTTILAETYVPVDAVKLSISTLQVVVAPILLGSYMQHKFPKAVKFFTPFAPLLAVLATSLVSASIFSENVGRLRSSVVGMSFSSDLPLISRAQNVLTSEFGLVAVSVTSLHFAGFFVGYLSASLAGFSEPQRRAVSIEFLYFLPVGMQNSALGVVLATSHFSSPAVALPAATSAIIMSIMGSCLGFFWRCINPTQPKSSLEVTDKS, encoded by the exons ATTCTGTTTGGTTGTACTGCTCAATGTACTATTATGCCAGCCTTGGGAATGATTCTCAGCAAAATCTTGGGTCTGCCTCCTTCAATTTCAGTTGGTCTAATATTGCTTGCTTGTTTCCCTGGAGGTACAACGTCTAACGTG GTAACCTTAATTGCACAAGGAGATGTCCCGTTATCAATAGTGATGACAGCATGCACTACAATTGGTGCAGTGGTTCTGACTCCCTTCTTGACAACGATTCTAGCAGAAACTTATGTTCCTGTGGATGCTGTTAAACTTTCTATCAGCACGCTCCAG GTTGTGGTTGCTCCAATTCTCCTGGGTTCTTATATGCAGCACAAATTTCCGAAAGCTGTGAAATTTTTTACACCATTTGCTCCCCTTCTCGCTGTCTTAGCTACATCTCTTGTTTCTGCCAG TATATTCTCTGAAAATGTTGGTCGTCTAAGATCTTCCGTGGTTGGCATGTCATTCTCTTCTGATTTGCCTCTAATCAGTCGTGCTCAGAATGTGCTAACTAGCGAATTTGGACTTGTTGCGGTGTCTGTCACATCGCTTCATTTTGCTGGTTTCTTTGTTGG GTATCTTTCTGCTTCTTTGGCCGGTTTTAGCGAACCTCAAAGACGAGCTGTATCCATCGAG TTTCTGTATTTTTTGCCGGTTGGCATGCAAAATTCCGCCTTGGGTGTTGTTTTAGCGACCTCCCATTTCTCTTCACCAGCAGTTGCATTACCTGCTGCAACTTCAGCTATCATTATGAGCATAATGGGTAGTTGCTTAGGTTTCTTTTGGAGATGTATTAACCCTACTCAACCAAAAAGTAGTCTTGAAGTGACTGATAAATCTTGA